In bacterium YEK0313, one genomic interval encodes:
- the proA_4 gene encoding 4-hydroxy-4-methyl-2-oxoglutarate aldolase: MALSDATRAKLKGVSTATICTALYKRGLRNQFIQDVRPLNPDLGTMVGEAYTLRYIPAREDLNPLSVFLDRGHPQRKAVEECPPGAVMVIDSRKDARAASAGGILVSRLMKRGVAGIVTDGGFRDSPEIAGLAIPAYHNRPSAPTNLTRHQALDINVPIGCGDAPVFPGDIVVGDGEGVVIIPADIADEIADEAVEMTAFEDFVTEKVLEGRSILGLYPPTEEQSKVDFAAWRKAKGR, translated from the coding sequence ATGGCTCTTTCGGATGCGACCCGCGCCAAGCTGAAGGGCGTCTCCACCGCCACGATCTGCACCGCGCTCTACAAGCGCGGCCTGCGCAACCAGTTCATCCAGGACGTCCGGCCGCTCAATCCCGATCTCGGCACCATGGTCGGCGAAGCCTATACGCTGCGCTACATTCCCGCGCGCGAGGACCTCAACCCCTTGAGCGTCTTCCTCGACCGCGGCCATCCCCAGCGGAAAGCCGTGGAGGAATGCCCGCCGGGCGCGGTGATGGTCATCGACAGCCGCAAGGATGCCCGCGCGGCTTCGGCCGGCGGCATCCTGGTGTCGCGCCTGATGAAGCGCGGGGTTGCCGGCATCGTCACCGATGGCGGCTTCCGCGACAGCCCCGAGATCGCCGGGCTCGCCATCCCCGCCTATCACAACCGGCCCTCGGCTCCGACCAACCTCACCCGCCACCAGGCGCTCGACATCAACGTGCCGATCGGCTGTGGCGACGCGCCGGTCTTCCCCGGCGATATCGTGGTCGGCGACGGCGAAGGCGTGGTGATCATTCCCGCCGACATCGCCGATGAGATCGCCGACGAGGCGGTGGAAATGACCGCCTTCGAGGATTTCGTCACCGAGAAGGTGCTGGAGGGCCGCTCGATCCTCGGCCTCTATCCGCCGACCGAGGAACAGTCGAAGGTCGACTTCGCCGCCTGGCGCAAGGCGAAGGGGCGCTGA
- the ydfH_11 gene encoding putative HTH-type transcriptional regulator YdfH, translating to MVLDASTSATEPGRGTPGPIDHSRQAAVRVFEALRGEIVGLVLAPGAALPRAELQARFAVSSTPLRDALLRLRAEGLVDIFPQHATRVSLIDLDAARQAHFLRRSIEIEIARVLAETPPAGLAQRLRAIAEQQDWLAGRGELDPFAALDLAFHELLYEAAGVAHLWHLVRRESGQIDRLRRLHLPVEGKAQQVVADHFAIAATIEAGDGTAAQAAIREHLSKSIAFGPTIRARHPDYFR from the coding sequence ATGGTCCTGGACGCCAGCACGAGCGCGACGGAGCCCGGGCGCGGCACGCCCGGGCCGATCGATCATTCCCGGCAGGCGGCCGTGCGCGTCTTCGAGGCCTTGCGCGGCGAGATCGTCGGTTTGGTCCTGGCGCCCGGCGCGGCCCTGCCGCGAGCCGAACTGCAGGCGCGTTTCGCCGTCTCCTCGACGCCCCTGCGCGATGCCCTGCTGCGGCTGAGGGCCGAAGGCCTCGTCGACATCTTCCCCCAGCATGCGACGCGCGTCAGCCTGATCGACCTCGACGCGGCGCGCCAGGCCCATTTCCTGCGCCGCTCGATCGAGATCGAGATCGCCAGGGTGCTGGCGGAGACGCCGCCCGCCGGGCTTGCGCAGCGGCTCAGGGCGATCGCCGAGCAACAGGACTGGCTGGCCGGCCGGGGCGAACTCGATCCGTTCGCGGCGCTCGACCTCGCCTTCCACGAACTGCTCTACGAGGCGGCGGGCGTCGCGCATCTGTGGCATCTGGTGCGGCGCGAGAGCGGCCAGATCGACCGGCTGCGCCGCCTGCACCTGCCGGTCGAGGGCAAGGCGCAGCAGGTCGTCGCCGACCATTTTGCCATCGCCGCGACGATCGAGGCGGGCGATGGGACTGCCGCGCAGGCCGCGATCCGCGAGCATCTGTCGAAGTCGATCGCCTTCGGGCCGACCATCCGGGCGCGCCATCCTGATTATTTCCGCTGA
- a CDS encoding Tripartite tricarboxylate transporter family receptor — protein MKRLIFATLAASLLAVAGLAGGAGAQTAAAPAQANWPQRQVTVIVPFTAGGTTDLFARIFAQAMQQKFGVPFVVENRAGAGGTVGAGHAARQANDGYTLFVGTASTHAIAPYVYKSLPYDPGKDFQTVSLFATLPNLLVINPRIPARTLPELITYVRANSGKLNYGSSGIGASNHIPAEIFQNMTGAKMTHIPFRSSNEIMNALAGGHLDLAFDNMTLAWPQAQGGTVRAIAVTSRERSPTAPDVPAIAETLPGFDVATWHGLFAPAGTPRPVVELISAEVKRIYSQPDVIAKLKEIGAVAAPNSPDEFAAFSAAERDRYRDIVKSAGIEPQ, from the coding sequence ATGAAAAGATTGATCTTTGCGACGCTGGCGGCGAGCCTTCTGGCCGTCGCCGGCCTGGCCGGCGGAGCCGGGGCGCAGACGGCAGCGGCGCCGGCCCAGGCCAACTGGCCGCAGCGCCAGGTGACGGTCATCGTGCCGTTCACGGCCGGCGGCACGACCGACCTGTTCGCGCGCATTTTCGCCCAGGCGATGCAGCAGAAGTTCGGCGTGCCCTTCGTGGTCGAGAACCGGGCGGGGGCGGGCGGCACCGTCGGCGCCGGCCATGCCGCGCGGCAGGCCAATGACGGCTATACGCTGTTCGTCGGCACGGCCAGCACCCATGCCATCGCGCCCTATGTCTACAAGTCGCTGCCCTACGATCCGGGCAAGGACTTCCAGACCGTCAGCCTGTTCGCGACGCTGCCGAACCTGCTGGTGATCAATCCACGCATTCCGGCACGCACGCTGCCCGAGCTGATCACCTATGTGCGGGCCAATTCCGGCAAGCTGAACTATGGCTCCTCCGGCATCGGCGCCTCCAACCATATCCCGGCCGAGATCTTCCAGAACATGACCGGGGCGAAGATGACGCATATCCCGTTCCGCAGCTCGAACGAGATCATGAACGCGCTGGCCGGCGGCCATCTCGACCTTGCCTTCGACAACATGACGCTGGCCTGGCCACAGGCGCAGGGCGGCACCGTCCGCGCCATCGCCGTCACCAGCCGCGAGCGCAGCCCGACCGCGCCGGACGTGCCGGCCATCGCCGAGACCCTACCGGGCTTCGACGTCGCCACCTGGCACGGCCTGTTCGCGCCCGCCGGCACGCCGCGGCCGGTCGTCGAGCTGATCTCGGCCGAGGTGAAGCGCATCTATTCGCAGCCCGACGTGATCGCCAAGCTGAAGGAGATCGGGGCCGTGGCGGCGCCGAATTCGCCCGACGAATTCGCGGCCTTCAGCGCCGCCGAACGCGACCGCTATCGCGACATCGTCAAGTCCGCGGGCATCGAGCCGCAATAA
- the atzA_2 gene encoding Atrazine chlorohydrolase yields MGLLITDTVVVTGDEERRVLEHHAIAVDGGRIVALGPTHELEALYPAFERFDGRRLAVLPGLINAHTHTVLMALRGTVEDWAGDAICRYMTPVSYVMTAEERQIVATLGCLEAIRSGTTTLVDPFRHVTTYAGAMAATGLRLWLSESCADIDTRRIRHGDYAVDEAFGAAFIERASALIETMHGSHGDRVRCQVAAHAPDNCSPVMLAKLNALAVRHGLTRTIHLSQSPGEVAAVKALHGLTSAAYLDREGFLGPDLVAAHWTFCTEADIALLAERGVQMAHTPASISRRGAHKALIGPIRDAGVRIAFGTDNMSEDMFQAMAFGSIIHRTGRGRTEEGGVSPSPDEVLDAVTRAGAHSVGAGAEIGSIAIGKKADLAVIDLNVPALRPLIRLVSNIVHYGHPGIVHSVMVDGAFVMRDRKVLTIDEDALIAEADTVVRRVWERMQADNPDIARPSRELNWLGG; encoded by the coding sequence ATGGGGCTGCTGATAACGGATACGGTCGTCGTCACCGGCGACGAAGAACGGCGTGTCCTGGAGCATCACGCCATCGCGGTGGACGGCGGCCGGATCGTTGCGCTCGGGCCGACACATGAGCTCGAAGCGCTCTATCCGGCGTTCGAGCGCTTCGACGGCCGGCGGCTTGCCGTGCTGCCGGGACTGATCAACGCCCATACCCACACCGTCCTGATGGCGCTGCGCGGCACCGTCGAGGATTGGGCGGGCGATGCGATCTGTCGCTACATGACGCCGGTCTCCTACGTGATGACCGCCGAGGAACGCCAGATCGTCGCGACGCTCGGTTGCCTCGAGGCGATCCGCAGCGGCACCACGACGCTGGTCGACCCGTTCCGTCATGTCACGACCTATGCCGGCGCCATGGCGGCGACCGGCCTCAGGCTGTGGCTGTCGGAATCCTGCGCCGACATCGACACGCGCCGCATCCGCCATGGCGACTATGCCGTGGACGAGGCCTTCGGCGCCGCGTTCATCGAGCGGGCGAGCGCGCTCATCGAAACCATGCACGGCAGCCACGGCGACCGGGTGCGCTGCCAGGTGGCGGCCCATGCGCCGGACAATTGCTCGCCGGTCATGCTGGCCAAGCTCAACGCGCTGGCCGTCCGCCATGGCCTGACCCGGACGATCCATCTGTCGCAAAGCCCTGGGGAGGTCGCGGCGGTCAAGGCCCTTCACGGGCTGACCTCCGCCGCCTATCTCGACCGGGAGGGCTTTCTCGGTCCTGACCTCGTCGCGGCCCATTGGACCTTCTGCACGGAAGCGGACATTGCGCTGCTCGCGGAGCGCGGCGTGCAGATGGCGCATACGCCGGCGAGCATTTCCCGGCGCGGCGCGCACAAGGCGCTGATCGGCCCGATCCGGGATGCCGGCGTGCGCATCGCCTTCGGCACGGACAATATGAGCGAGGACATGTTCCAGGCCATGGCCTTCGGCTCGATCATCCACCGCACCGGCCGCGGCCGGACGGAAGAGGGCGGTGTTTCACCGTCGCCGGACGAGGTGCTGGACGCGGTCACGCGGGCCGGCGCCCATTCGGTCGGCGCCGGCGCCGAGATCGGCTCGATCGCGATCGGCAAGAAGGCCGACCTCGCCGTCATCGACCTGAATGTCCCGGCGCTCCGGCCGCTGATCCGGCTCGTCTCCAACATCGTGCATTACGGCCACCCCGGCATCGTCCATTCGGTGATGGTCGACGGCGCCTTCGTCATGCGCGACCGCAAGGTGCTGACCATCGACGAGGACGCCCTGATCGCCGAGGCCGACACGGTTGTCCGGCGTGTCTGGGAGCGCATGCAAGCCGACAATCCCGACATCGCCCGGCCGTCGCGCGAGCTCAATTGGCTCGGCGGCTGA
- the araC_1 gene encoding L-arabonate dehydratase has protein sequence MTRKSPSDLRSARWFAADDLRSFGHRSRWMQMGYDPEDWAGKPMIAILNTWSDAQPCHVHFKTRVEDVKRGVLQAGGFPIELPALSLSESNVKPSTMLYRNLLAMDAEELIRSHSVDGVVLMGGCDKTTPALLMGATSAGLPTIYVPAGPMLRGNWKGKVLGSGSDAWKYWDERRAGKISDAEWTEVEGGIARSYGVCMTMGTASTMTAIAEAIGMTLPGASAIPAADANHIRMCTQSGRRIVDMVWEDLTPPKVQTRKAYENGIAVAMAMGCSTNAIIHVIAMARRAGVDISLDDFDRASRRVPVIANVRPSGETYLMEDFFYAGGLRGLMSRLKDHLHLDAVTVTGQTLAAALEGAEVYNDDVIRTIDNPIYAEGALAVLRGNLAPDGCVIKPSACARRFLRHTGPALVFDDYPSMKANIDRDDLEVTEDHVLVLRNAGPHGGPGMPEWGMLPIPRKLVKQGVRDMVRISDARMSGTSYGACILHVSPEAYIGGPLALVRTGDMISLDVAARSITLDVAEDELVRRRAAWVAPPKRYERGYGWMFTRHIRQAHDGCDFDFLETQFGAPVGEPAIY, from the coding sequence ATGACCCGCAAATCGCCTTCGGACCTGCGCAGCGCCCGCTGGTTCGCCGCCGACGACCTGCGCAGCTTCGGACATCGCTCGCGCTGGATGCAGATGGGCTACGATCCGGAGGACTGGGCCGGCAAGCCGATGATCGCCATCCTCAACACGTGGTCCGACGCCCAGCCCTGCCATGTCCATTTCAAGACGCGGGTCGAGGACGTCAAACGCGGCGTGCTGCAGGCCGGCGGCTTTCCGATCGAGCTGCCGGCGCTGTCGCTCTCCGAGAGCAACGTCAAGCCGAGCACCATGCTCTATCGCAACCTGCTCGCCATGGACGCCGAGGAGCTGATCCGCTCACATTCGGTCGACGGCGTGGTGCTGATGGGCGGCTGCGACAAGACCACCCCGGCCCTGCTCATGGGGGCGACCAGCGCCGGCCTGCCGACCATCTACGTGCCGGCAGGCCCGATGCTGCGCGGCAACTGGAAGGGCAAGGTGCTGGGATCGGGCTCGGATGCCTGGAAATACTGGGACGAGCGCCGCGCCGGCAAGATCAGCGACGCCGAATGGACCGAGGTCGAGGGCGGCATCGCCCGCTCCTACGGCGTGTGCATGACCATGGGCACGGCCTCGACCATGACCGCGATCGCCGAGGCGATCGGCATGACCCTGCCCGGCGCGTCGGCGATCCCCGCCGCCGACGCCAACCATATCCGCATGTGCACGCAGTCGGGCCGGCGCATCGTCGACATGGTCTGGGAGGACCTGACGCCGCCGAAGGTCCAGACCCGCAAGGCCTATGAGAACGGCATTGCGGTCGCCATGGCGATGGGCTGCTCGACCAATGCGATCATCCACGTCATCGCCATGGCGCGCCGCGCCGGCGTCGACATCAGTCTCGACGATTTCGACCGGGCGAGCCGGCGTGTGCCGGTCATCGCCAATGTCCGGCCGAGCGGCGAAACCTATCTGATGGAGGACTTCTTTTATGCCGGCGGCCTGCGCGGCCTGATGAGCCGGCTGAAGGACCACCTTCACCTCGACGCCGTGACCGTGACGGGCCAGACGCTCGCCGCGGCACTCGAGGGCGCCGAGGTCTATAATGACGACGTCATCCGGACGATCGACAATCCGATCTATGCCGAGGGCGCGCTGGCCGTGCTGCGCGGCAACCTCGCGCCCGACGGCTGCGTGATCAAGCCGAGCGCCTGCGCCCGGCGCTTCCTCAGGCATACCGGCCCAGCCCTCGTCTTCGACGACTACCCGTCGATGAAGGCCAATATCGACCGAGACGACCTCGAGGTGACCGAGGACCATGTGCTGGTGCTGCGCAATGCCGGCCCGCATGGCGGTCCGGGCATGCCGGAATGGGGCATGCTGCCGATCCCCAGAAAGCTGGTGAAGCAGGGTGTCCGCGACATGGTCCGGATTTCCGATGCGCGCATGTCCGGCACCAGCTACGGCGCCTGCATCCTGCACGTCTCGCCGGAAGCCTATATCGGCGGCCCGCTGGCGCTCGTCCGGACCGGCGACATGATCTCGCTCGACGTCGCCGCGCGCAGCATCACGCTCGACGTCGCCGAGGACGAGCTCGTCCGCCGCCGCGCCGCGTGGGTCGCACCGCCGAAGCGCTACGAGCGCGGCTACGGCTGGATGTTCACCCGCCATATCCGCCAGGCCCATGACGGCTGCGACTTCGACTTCCTGGAAACCCAGTTCGGCGCGCCGGTCGGCGAGCCGGCGATCTATTGA